The proteins below are encoded in one region of Thermothelomyces thermophilus ATCC 42464 chromosome 1, complete sequence:
- a CDS encoding glycosyltransferase family 39 protein (CAZy_ID 267803) translates to MASTSTPQGTLRQRNVGVSTKKPKDGASSDVELDKLVKAAAEKSSKNSERDFKVVFVVMTALAFLTRFWGISHPNEVVFDEVHFGKFASYYLERTYFFDVHPPLGKLLFAFMGWLVGYDGHFHFENIGDSYIVNKVPYVAFRSLPAILGALTVSVTYLIMWESGYSLPACIIAAGLILLDNAHIGQTRLILLDATLVFAMACSLLCYIKFYKLRHEPFSRKWWKWLILTGFALSCDISTKYVGLFAFITIGSAVVIDLWDLLDIKRPGGALTLAEFGKHFAARAFGLIIMPFLFYLFWFQVHFSILTRSGPGDDFMTPEFQETLSDNIMLANAVTIDYYDTILIKHKETKVYLHSHPDRYPLRYDDGRVSSQGQQVTGYPFNDTNNYWQILPGGADDQKLGRHVRNHDLVRLRHLGTDTILLSHDVASPYYPTNQEFTTVSIADAYGERAADTLFEIRIEHGKDGQEFKSVSSHFKLIHNPSKVAMWTHPKPLPDWGYKQQEINGNKQIAPSSNVWLVEDIVSLPPDHKRREKPERKVKTLPFLRKWFELQRSMFWHNNQLTASHPYASLPYQWPFLLRGVSFWTQNETRQQIYFLGNPVGWWIASSVLAIYAGIVLADQFSLRRGIDALDHRSRSRLYNSTGFFFLAWATHYFPFYVMGRQLFLHHYLPAHLASALVTGAIVEFIFAQDSLEHEVAYQAAKAGKKTGVQKRHLSARERFAGQSMVASWIATVVILIAVAASWYFFLPLTYGYPGLSVDQVLRRKWLGYDLHFAK, encoded by the exons ATGGCCTCGACATCGACGCCCCAGGGCACCCTGCGACAGCGCAATGTCGGCGTCTCGACTAAGAAACCCAAAGATGGCGCCTCCTCGGATGTTGAGCTCGATAAGCTCGTGAAGGCTGCCGCCGAGAAGTCCTCCAAAAACTCTGAGCGCGACTTCAAGGTCGTCTTTGTTGTCATGACTGCCTTGGCCTTCCTCACCCGGTTCTGGGGCATCAGCCATCCCAACGAGGTCGTCTTCGATGAGGTTCACTTCGGCAAG TTTGCCTCGTACTACCTCGAAAGGACCTACTTCTTCGACGTCCACCCTCCGCTCGGCAAGCTTCTCTTCGCCTTTATGGGCTGGCTGGTGGGCTATGATGGCCACTTCCACTTCGAGAACATCGGCGATTCGTACATCGTGAACAAGGTTCCTTATGTCGCTTTCCGCTCGCTGCCCGCCATCCTCGGCGCCCTGACCGTTTCCGTCACCTACCTGATCATGTGGGAATCTGGATACAGTCTCCCGGCTTGCATCATCGCTGCTGGCCTGATCCTTCTCGACAATGCCCACATTGGCCAGACACGCCTGATCCTGCTCGACGCCACCCTCGTCTTTGCCATGGCCTGCAGCTTACTCTGCTACATTAAATTCTACAAGTTGCGCCACGAGCCGTTCTCGAGGAAGTGGTGGAAGTGGCTCATCCTGACTGGCTTCGCATTGTCGTGCGATATCTCGACGAAATATGTCGGTCTGTTTGCCTTCATCACCATCGGCTCGGCTGTCGTCATCGACCTCTGGGACCTGCTGGACATCAAGAGGCCCGGAGGCGCCCTCACCCTGGCCGAGTTCGGCAAGCACTTCGCTGCGCGTGCCTTTGGCCTGATTATCATGCCCTTCCTTTTCTATCTCTTCTGGTTCCAAGTCCACTTCTCCATCCTCACCCGCTCCGGACCCGGCGACGACTTCATGACCCCCGAGTTCCAGGAAACGCTCAGTGACAACATTATGCTGGCCAATGCCGTCACCATTGATTATTACGACACCATTCTCATTAAACACAAGGAGACCAAAGTCTATCTTCACAGCCACCCGGATCGCTACCCCCTGAGGTACGACGATGGCCGTGTCTCCAGCCAGGGCCAGCAGGTTACCGGCTATCCTTTCAATGATACCAACAACTACTGGCAGATCCTTCCTGGCGGCGCCGATGACCAGAAGTTGGGCCGCCATGTCAGGAACCACGACCTCGTCAGGCTTCGCCACCTGGGGACAGACACCATCCTGCTGTCCCACGATGTCGCCTCCCCGTACTACCCTACCAACCAGGAATTTACCACCGTTTCGATTGCGGACGCCTATGGCGAGCGGGCTGCTGATACCCTGTTCGAGATCCGCATTGAGCACGGCAAGGATGGCCAGGAGTTCAAGAGTGTTTCCAGCCACTTCAAGCTCATCCACAACCCCAGCAAAGTCGCCATGTGGACTCACCCCAAGCCGCTCCCTGACTGGGGCTACAAGCAGCAGGAAATCAACGGAAACAAGCAGATTGCACCGAGCTCCAACGTCTGGCTCGTCGAGGACATCGTGTCCCTCCCGCCCGACCATAAGCGTCGCGAAAAACCGGAGAGAAAGGTCAAGACGCTCCCCTTCCTCCGCAAGTGGTTCGAGCTGCAGCGTTCCATGTTCTGGCACAACAATCAGTTGACCGCCAGCCATCCCTATGCGTCGCTGCCCTACCAGTGGCCGTTCCTGCTACGCGGTGTCAGCTTCTGGACCCAAAACGAGACCCGCCAGCAGATCTACTTCCTCGGAAACCCTGTCGGATGGTGGATCGCCAGTAGCGTTTTGGCCATCTACGCCGGTATCGTTCTGGCTGATCAATTCTCACTGCGCCGCGGAATTGACGCCTTGGATCACC GCTCGCGCTCTCGCCTGTACAACTCGAccggcttcttcttcctcgcctGGGCCACCCACTACTTCCCCTTCTACGTCATGGGTCGCCAGCTGTTCCTTCATCACTATCTCCCCGCCCACCTCGCCTCTGCCCTAGTGACAGGCGCCATAGTCGAATTTATATTCGCCCAGGACTCCCTTGAGCACGAAGTGGCATACCAGGCCGCCAAGGCCGGCAAGAAGACGGGCGTGCAGAAGCGCCACCTGAGCGCGCGCGAGCGGTTTGCCGGCCAGAGCATGGTGGCTTCGTGGATCGCCACCGTCGTCATCCTCATCGCTGTTGCCGCCAGCTGGTACTTCTTCCTGCCACTGACCTACGGCTACCCAGGCCTGTCGGTCGACCAGGTCCTGAGGAGGAAGTGGCTTGGCTACGATTTGCACTTTGCGAAGTGA
- a CDS encoding dehydrogenase-like protein: protein MSSKPQFQSGHEIPVSSQEFPGLESKMPNPRPLFDEIPTEDGKSQKYRGAEKLKGKKAIITGGDSGIGRATAILFAMEGADSLIAYLPEEEQDAQETKKRVEQYGQQCHLVATDLRDKANCKKVVDEAAKAFNGQIDILFNNAAYQMAVDDIKDLSEDQWLHTFDTNIHPYFFLAKYALPHMKRGSTIINNASINAYIGRPDLLDYTSTKGAIVSFTRGLSNQQIGKGIRVNAIAPGPVWTPLIPSTMPDKAQKQFTSPMGRPSQPSEIAACVVFLASADSSSISGQTIHCNGGSVVNG from the exons ATGTCGTCCAAACCACAGTTCCAAAGCG GCCATGAGATCCCGGTGTCGAGCCAGGAGTTCCCGGGCTTGGAGAGCAAAATGCCCAACCCGCGGCCGTTGTTCGACGAAATTCCGACCGAGGACGGCAAGAGTCAGAAGTACAGAGGCGCCGAGAAGCTGAAGGGCAAGAAGGCCATTATCACGGGCGGGGACTCGGGAATTGGGCGTGCAACTGCTATCTTGTTTGCCATGGAGGGCGCGGACTCCCTCATTGCGTATCTCCCGGAAGAGGAGCAGGACGCCCAGGAGACCAAGAAGCGAGTGGAACAGTACGGGCAGCAATGCCACCTGGTGGCCACGGATCTGAGAGACAAAGCCAACTGCAAGAAGGTGGTCGACGAGGCAGCCAAGGCGTTCAATGGGCAGATCGACATCCTGTTCAACAACGCGGCATACCAGATGGCGGTGGATGACATCAAGGATCTTTCCGA GGATCAATGGCTACATACCTTCGACACCAACATCCACCCCTATTTCTTCCTCGCAAAATATGCGCTACCACACATGAAGCGGGGCAGCACCATCATCAACAACGCCAGCATCAATGCCTACATCGGCCGCCCGGACCTGCTCGACTACACGTCGACAAAGGGCGCCATCGTGTCCTTCACGCGTGGTCTGAGCAACCAGCAGATCGGCAAGGGCATCCGGGTCAACGCTATAGCGCCCGGTCCGGTCTGGACCCCTTTGATTCCGTCGACCATGCCTGACAAGGCACAGAAACAGTTTACCAGCCCCATGGGCCGGCCATCCC AACCGAGTGAAATCGCAGCCTGCGTCGTCTTCTTGGCCTCGGCCGACAGTTCGTCCATCAGCGGACAAACGATCCATTGCAATGGCGGCTCTGTTGTTAATGGTTAA